From Caloranaerobacter ferrireducens, the proteins below share one genomic window:
- a CDS encoding 4Fe-4S binding protein, with amino-acid sequence MKDNKKVTITTETTWKEITPGGIIYEAGNAHNYKTGEWRSMKPIWNSEKCKQCLLCFPVCPDSSILVEDGKIVGIDYDHCKGCGVCVEVCPFKVFDFVKED; translated from the coding sequence ATGAAAGATAATAAAAAAGTTACAATAACTACTGAGACGACTTGGAAAGAAATAACTCCAGGTGGAATTATCTACGAAGCTGGTAATGCACATAATTATAAAACTGGCGAGTGGAGATCAATGAAACCTATCTGGAATAGTGAGAAATGTAAGCAGTGTTTATTATGCTTCCCTGTATGCCCTGACTCATCAATATTAGTTGAAGACGGAAAAATAGTAGGAATCGACTATGACCATTGTAAAGGCTGTGGGGTATGTGTAGAGGTATGTCCATTTAAAGTATTCGATTTTGTTAAAGAAGATTAG
- the porA gene encoding pyruvate synthase subunit PorA — protein sequence MAIRERLSGNEAVATAMKQINPDVVAAFPITPSTEVPQYFSQFVANGSVDTEFVAVESEHSAMSACVGASAAGARVMTATSANGLALMWEILYIAASSRLPIVMPVINRALSGPINIHNDHSDSMGARDSGWIQLYSEDNQEAYDNIIQAIRIAEHKDVRLPVMVCMDGFIVSHSVENIELLETEKVKEFVGEYDPGLDTLLNPEQPVAMGPLDLPPHYFEHKRQQAEAMKNAKKVILEIAKEFEALTGRKYGLFEEYKMEDAEVAIVVLNSTAGTAKEVVDELREKGVKAGLIKIRVFRPFPVEELRDALKHVKAVAVMDKADSFSAAGGPVFVETRAALYDAETKPVVISYIYGLGGRDVRTNDIMKVYNDLLEIVETGEVKSVYNYLGVRE from the coding sequence ATGGCTATAAGAGAAAGATTAAGTGGTAACGAAGCAGTTGCAACTGCTATGAAACAAATAAATCCTGATGTTGTTGCAGCTTTCCCTATTACTCCATCAACTGAAGTACCACAATACTTCTCACAATTTGTTGCTAATGGTTCAGTTGATACAGAGTTCGTTGCTGTTGAAAGTGAGCACAGTGCTATGAGTGCTTGTGTTGGTGCATCAGCAGCAGGTGCAAGGGTTATGACTGCTACATCAGCTAACGGTCTTGCTTTAATGTGGGAGATATTATATATAGCTGCTTCATCAAGATTACCAATAGTTATGCCTGTTATAAACAGAGCATTATCAGGTCCAATCAATATCCACAATGACCATAGTGATTCTATGGGAGCTAGAGATTCAGGTTGGATACAATTATATTCAGAAGATAATCAAGAAGCGTATGATAACATAATTCAAGCTATTAGAATAGCAGAGCATAAAGATGTTAGACTGCCTGTAATGGTATGTATGGATGGTTTTATAGTGAGCCACTCAGTTGAAAATATAGAATTATTAGAGACTGAAAAGGTTAAAGAGTTTGTTGGTGAATATGATCCAGGTTTAGATACATTATTAAATCCAGAGCAGCCAGTTGCTATGGGACCATTGGATTTACCACCACACTATTTTGAACATAAACGTCAACAAGCTGAAGCTATGAAAAATGCTAAGAAAGTTATTTTAGAAATAGCTAAAGAATTTGAAGCTTTAACAGGAAGAAAATACGGTTTATTTGAAGAATATAAAATGGAAGATGCAGAAGTTGCTATTGTTGTACTTAACTCAACTGCTGGAACAGCTAAAGAAGTAGTAGATGAGTTAAGAGAAAAAGGAGTAAAAGCTGGATTAATTAAGATAAGAGTATTTAGACCATTCCCTGTTGAAGAATTAAGAGATGCATTAAAGCATGTTAAAGCTGTAGCTGTAATGGATAAAGCAGATAGTTTCTCAGCTGCTGGTGGTCCAGTATTTGTTGAAACTAGAGCAGCTTTATACGATGCAGAAACTAAGCCAGTTGTAATAAGCTATATTTATGGTTTAGGTGGTAGAGACGTAAGAACTAACGATATTATGAAGGTATACAATGACTTACTTGAAATAGTTGAAACAGGAGAAGTTAAGTCAGTTTACAACTACTTAGGTGTAAGAGAATAG
- a CDS encoding thiamine pyrophosphate-dependent enzyme: MALNLREAVKRPERFTGGHRLCAGCGASVTVRAVLRALKPEDKAVIGAATGCLEVSSFLYPYTAWKDSFIHNAFENAGATISGVEAAYRVLKKKGKIDDTYKFIAFGGDGGTYDIGLQSLSGAMERGHDMVYVCYDNGAYMNTGIQRSSATPKYANTTTSPAGKVVPGKQQFRKDLTEVMAAHHIPYVAQTAPFGNFSDIHQKAEKAIYTEGPAFLNVFTPCPRGWRYDTPKLMEIVKLAIDTCYWPLYEVENGKWRLTYKPKKKLPIEDFLRPQGRFKHLFKPENQHLIEELQKEVDRRWEMLLEKCGE; this comes from the coding sequence ATGGCTTTAAATTTAAGAGAAGCTGTAAAAAGACCTGAAAGATTTACAGGTGGACATAGATTATGTGCCGGATGTGGTGCTTCTGTAACTGTTCGTGCTGTTTTAAGAGCATTAAAACCAGAAGATAAGGCAGTTATAGGTGCTGCTACTGGTTGTTTAGAGGTTTCAAGTTTCTTATATCCATATACAGCTTGGAAAGATTCATTTATCCACAATGCATTCGAAAATGCAGGAGCTACTATAAGTGGTGTTGAAGCTGCTTACAGAGTTTTAAAGAAAAAAGGAAAAATTGATGATACTTATAAGTTTATAGCTTTTGGTGGAGACGGTGGTACTTACGATATAGGTCTTCAATCATTGTCAGGTGCAATGGAAAGAGGACATGATATGGTATATGTTTGCTATGACAATGGTGCTTATATGAACACAGGTATCCAAAGATCATCAGCTACTCCAAAATATGCAAATACAACAACTTCTCCAGCAGGAAAAGTTGTTCCAGGTAAGCAACAATTTAGAAAAGATTTAACTGAAGTTATGGCAGCACATCATATACCATATGTTGCGCAAACTGCACCATTTGGTAATTTCAGCGATATACATCAAAAGGCTGAAAAAGCTATATATACTGAAGGACCAGCTTTCTTAAATGTATTTACTCCATGTCCTCGTGGATGGAGATATGATACTCCAAAATTAATGGAAATAGTTAAGTTAGCTATAGATACTTGTTACTGGCCATTATATGAAGTTGAAAACGGCAAGTGGAGATTAACATACAAGCCTAAGAAGAAACTTCCAATAGAAGACTTCTTAAGACCACAAGGAAGATTTAAACACTTATTTAAACCAGAAAATCAACATTTAATTGAAGAACTTCAAAAAGAAGTTGACAGAAGATGGGAAATGCTTCTTGAAAAATGTGGAGAATAA
- a CDS encoding 50S ribosomal protein L25 — MAAPKLNVELRNGGGRRYSIKLRKDGFIPGVIYGHNKETRSIKLNEIETLKVLKRFGSGSTVNLNLNGEVIPAIIKEIQKDIIKDNLLHIDFQQLSEDEEIKVFVPIVLLGKGKVESSTTIIQQQIMELEIRCLPKYIPNSVEVDVSNLKFGDSITVGDLNLGENIEILHDENEVIASLTANSKYEELEDDKDVPIYESDKSILDR, encoded by the coding sequence ATGGCTGCACCAAAATTGAATGTAGAATTGAGGAATGGAGGTGGCAGGAGGTATTCTATTAAATTGAGAAAGGATGGTTTTATACCGGGAGTAATTTATGGTCACAATAAAGAAACCAGAAGCATTAAACTAAATGAAATTGAAACATTAAAAGTTTTAAAAAGATTTGGTTCAGGTTCTACAGTGAACTTAAATTTAAATGGAGAAGTAATTCCAGCTATAATTAAAGAGATACAAAAAGATATTATTAAAGATAATTTATTACATATAGATTTTCAACAGCTTTCTGAAGATGAAGAAATTAAAGTTTTTGTTCCTATAGTTTTATTAGGTAAAGGAAAAGTAGAAAGTTCTACAACAATTATTCAGCAACAGATAATGGAATTAGAAATCAGATGTTTACCAAAATATATACCAAATTCTGTAGAAGTTGATGTATCAAATTTAAAATTTGGTGATTCTATTACAGTAGGAGACTTGAATTTAGGAGAAAATATAGAAATATTACATGATGAAAATGAAGTTATAGCATCATTGACTGCAAACAGCAAGTATGAAGAGCTTGAAGATGATAAAGATGTGCCTATTTATGAAAGTGATAAAAGTATATTAGATAGATAA
- a CDS encoding 50S ribosomal protein L25 has translation MANVHINCNLRNEIGSKACHRIRSRGQVPGVIYGHHFSGYSVQFDALELNKVIKEYGENALINVEVEGNTFPVMIKEIQRDPIKGNIIHIDLQKIYETEKIHVTVPIVLKGKEYVKNIGVIQQQLKNIEIECLPTQVPKNITVDISNLLTGRSLRVSDVEFGEEISVLNDKNEVIVSLASMKNEDGEEVENEDEVDLI, from the coding sequence ATGGCTAATGTACATATAAACTGTAATCTAAGAAATGAAATAGGCAGTAAAGCGTGTCATAGAATTAGAAGTAGAGGTCAAGTACCAGGTGTTATATATGGACATCATTTTTCAGGCTATAGTGTCCAATTTGACGCTCTAGAGCTTAACAAAGTAATCAAGGAATATGGAGAAAATGCATTAATTAATGTTGAAGTAGAAGGAAATACTTTTCCAGTAATGATAAAAGAAATACAAAGAGATCCAATTAAAGGCAATATAATTCATATTGATTTGCAAAAGATTTATGAAACCGAAAAAATTCATGTTACAGTACCTATTGTGTTAAAGGGTAAAGAATATGTAAAAAATATAGGAGTTATACAGCAGCAATTAAAAAATATAGAAATAGAGTGTCTGCCTACACAAGTACCAAAGAATATTACAGTTGATATATCTAATCTTTTGACTGGTCGTTCATTAAGAGTATCCGATGTAGAATTTGGAGAAGAAATAAGTGTTTTAAATGATAAAAATGAAGTAATAGTATCACTTGCATCTATGAAGAATGAAGATGGTGAAGAAGTGGAAAATGAAGATGAAGTAGATTTAATATAA
- a CDS encoding fumarate hydratase, producing MRKINVSEIIDKVKEMCIKANYELGEDVLKKLQDAKDKEQSHIGKDILDKLILNANISKEKQMPMCQDTGMAVFFVEVGQDIYIEGGNLTEAINEGVRQGYKEGFLRKSVVNDPIIRKNTMDNTPAIIHYDLVDGDRLKISFTPKGFGSENMSGLKMLKPSDGIEGIKKFVLDVVKNAGANPCPPIVVGVGIGGTMEKACILAKKALFRKIGEYSSIKHIKKLEKELLDEINKTGIGPQGLGGDVTALSVNIEVFPTHIAGLPVAVNINCHAARHIEIEL from the coding sequence ATGAGAAAGATAAATGTAAGTGAGATAATAGATAAAGTTAAAGAAATGTGTATAAAGGCTAATTATGAATTAGGAGAAGATGTATTGAAAAAGTTACAAGATGCTAAAGATAAAGAACAATCACATATTGGAAAAGATATTTTGGATAAGTTAATTTTAAATGCAAACATATCAAAAGAAAAGCAAATGCCGATGTGTCAAGATACTGGAATGGCTGTTTTTTTTGTTGAAGTAGGGCAGGATATATATATAGAAGGTGGAAATTTAACAGAAGCAATAAATGAGGGAGTTAGACAAGGCTATAAAGAGGGTTTTTTAAGAAAATCAGTAGTTAATGACCCAATAATAAGAAAAAATACTATGGACAATACACCTGCAATAATACATTATGATTTAGTCGATGGAGACAGATTAAAAATAAGTTTTACACCAAAGGGGTTTGGAAGCGAAAACATGTCTGGCTTAAAAATGTTAAAGCCATCAGACGGAATTGAAGGCATTAAGAAATTTGTTTTAGATGTAGTAAAAAATGCAGGTGCTAATCCTTGTCCTCCTATTGTTGTTGGGGTAGGTATTGGAGGAACTATGGAAAAAGCATGTATATTAGCTAAGAAAGCTTTATTTAGAAAAATAGGAGAATATAGTTCTATAAAGCATATAAAAAAGCTAGAAAAAGAACTATTAGATGAGATTAATAAAACTGGAATAGGACCTCAGGGTTTAGGAGGAGATGTTACAGCTTTATCTGTAAATATAGAAGTTTTTCCTACTCATATTGCTGGTCTGCCTGTTGCAGTTAATATAAACTGTCATGCAGCAAGACATATAGAAATAGAGCTATGA
- a CDS encoding Fe-S-containing hydro-lyase codes for MKEIKITTPLNDNIIKKLNAGDRVYITGTIYTARDAAHKRMVDSLKNGEGLPFDINNSIIYYVGPCPPKPGQVIGSAGPTTSYRMDDYTPILLKVGLKGMIGKGNRSKKVINSIVENNCVYFVAIGGAGALISSCIKSSEIIAYEDLGAEAIRKLYVEDLPVIVAIDSKGNNLYDVSLKNQE; via the coding sequence TTGAAAGAAATAAAAATAACTACTCCATTAAATGATAATATTATAAAAAAATTAAATGCTGGAGATAGAGTATATATCACAGGTACTATTTATACTGCTAGAGATGCAGCACATAAAAGGATGGTAGACAGTTTAAAAAATGGCGAAGGATTACCTTTTGATATAAATAATTCTATAATTTATTATGTTGGACCATGTCCACCAAAACCAGGGCAGGTGATAGGTTCAGCAGGACCTACTACAAGTTATAGAATGGATGATTATACTCCTATATTATTAAAAGTCGGATTAAAAGGAATGATAGGAAAAGGGAATAGGAGTAAAAAAGTTATTAATTCAATAGTAGAAAATAATTGCGTGTATTTTGTTGCGATAGGAGGAGCAGGAGCTTTGATTTCAAGTTGTATTAAATCCTCAGAAATTATAGCTTATGAAGATTTAGGGGCGGAAGCTATAAGAAAACTTTATGTTGAGGATTTGCCAGTTATAGTTGCTATAGATAGTAAAGGAAATAACTTGTATGATGTAAGCTTAAAAAATCAAGAATAG
- a CDS encoding NAD(P)-dependent malic enzyme, with the protein MNIGEKSLKLHEKTKGKISIKSKVDVVDKESLSLAYTPGVAEPCKRIKEDKNNIYKYTSKGNMVAVVTDGSAVLGLGDIGADAALPVMEGKAILFKEFADIDSFPICINSKDVDTIVNTVKLISSSFGGINLEDISAPRCFEIEERLKNELDIPVFHDDQHGTAVVVLAGLLNSARLLKRELKSFKIVINGAGAAGIAICKLLLKVGIKDIIVCDSKGAIYKGRDGLNWVKEEISHITNPRVEKGQLKDVIKGKDVFIGVSAPGVLTGDMIQNMNEDPIIFALSNPIPEIMPDIAKEHGAKIVATGRSDFSNQINNVLAFPGIFRGALDAKAKSINDDMKIAAAHAIASIIEDDELKSDYIIPNPFDKRVVKKVSEAVKKIINN; encoded by the coding sequence ATGAATATAGGTGAAAAATCTCTTAAATTACATGAAAAAACTAAAGGTAAAATTTCTATCAAATCAAAAGTTGATGTTGTTGACAAGGAGAGTTTATCACTAGCATATACACCTGGAGTCGCAGAACCTTGTAAACGTATAAAAGAAGATAAAAATAATATATATAAATATACATCTAAAGGTAATATGGTTGCTGTTGTAACAGATGGTAGTGCAGTTCTAGGTTTAGGAGATATAGGGGCAGATGCTGCATTACCTGTTATGGAAGGAAAAGCAATACTTTTTAAAGAATTTGCAGATATAGATAGCTTTCCAATTTGTATTAATTCTAAGGATGTAGATACAATAGTTAATACTGTAAAGCTTATAAGTTCATCTTTTGGAGGTATAAATCTTGAGGATATTTCAGCTCCAAGATGTTTTGAGATAGAGGAAAGGTTAAAAAACGAATTAGATATTCCTGTATTTCATGATGATCAGCATGGTACTGCTGTTGTAGTATTGGCAGGCCTTTTAAATAGTGCAAGGCTTCTAAAAAGGGAACTAAAAAGTTTCAAAATAGTTATTAATGGGGCAGGAGCTGCGGGAATAGCAATTTGTAAATTACTTTTAAAAGTAGGAATAAAAGACATAATTGTATGTGATAGTAAAGGAGCTATTTATAAGGGCAGAGATGGCTTAAATTGGGTTAAAGAGGAAATTTCACATATTACAAATCCAAGAGTAGAAAAAGGACAACTTAAAGATGTGATTAAAGGAAAAGATGTATTTATAGGAGTGTCAGCACCAGGAGTTTTAACAGGAGATATGATTCAAAATATGAATGAAGATCCAATTATTTTTGCTCTTTCAAATCCTATACCAGAAATTATGCCTGATATTGCGAAAGAACATGGGGCAAAAATAGTTGCTACAGGTAGATCTGATTTTAGCAATCAGATAAATAATGTATTAGCTTTTCCTGGTATTTTTAGAGGTGCTTTAGATGCTAAAGCAAAATCTATAAATGATGATATGAAAATAGCAGCAGCTCATGCAATTGCATCTATTATAGAAGATGATGAATTAAAGAGCGATTATATAATACCTAATCCATTCGATAAGAGAGTTGTAAAAAAAGTATCAGAAGCTGTAAAGAAAATAATAAATAATTAG
- a CDS encoding diguanylate cyclase, producing MKEEIILLLCENGEILFCSSEKSEFYKSLVKKSDILTLNKNKDSNEMKYKEYIITSKKILHKSNVFYLISITTDLFNLNYYKELAYIDSFTNLHNRNFWEHFKEGVLKFPVYETYGVIIIDMDNLKSINDNWGHSSGDKAIKIVSQSIKESIRKKDIPIRYGGDEFIIIVPNVGNDIIKKIINRIKHNISLKSKKVPFPISVTFGFANTNNINNLQLAFEKADYFMYKRKNTKFKFNKRKNIIQKAEEF from the coding sequence ATGAAAGAAGAAATTATTTTACTATTATGTGAAAATGGGGAAATATTATTCTGTAGTTCAGAAAAGTCGGAATTCTATAAATCTTTGGTAAAAAAATCCGATATTTTGACTTTAAATAAAAATAAAGACTCAAATGAAATGAAGTATAAAGAATATATAATAACAAGTAAAAAAATTTTACATAAGAGCAATGTATTTTATTTGATTTCAATAACTACAGACTTATTTAATTTAAATTATTATAAAGAACTTGCATATATAGATTCTTTTACTAATTTACATAATAGAAATTTCTGGGAACATTTTAAGGAAGGTGTTTTAAAATTCCCTGTATACGAAACATATGGGGTTATAATAATAGATATGGATAACCTAAAAAGTATAAATGATAATTGGGGACACAGTTCAGGAGATAAAGCTATAAAAATAGTTTCGCAATCCATTAAAGAATCCATAAGAAAAAAAGATATACCAATAAGATATGGTGGGGACGAATTTATAATTATAGTGCCTAATGTAGGAAATGATATAATTAAAAAAATAATAAATAGAATTAAACATAATATCTCATTAAAAAGCAAAAAAGTACCTTTTCCTATCAGTGTAACCTTTGGATTTGCTAATACAAATAATATCAATAATCTGCAGCTAGCTTTTGAAAAAGCAGATTATTTTATGTATAAAAGAAAAAACACAAAATTTAAATTTAATAAAAGAAAAAATATTATACAAAAAGCTGAGGAATTTTAA
- a CDS encoding helix-turn-helix domain-containing protein, producing the protein MKLINNKQEKNLIGKRLKIARLKNNLTQQQVSIKLQTMDVYIDRASISKIEQCKRIVTDYELVAFSKLLGVSVNWLLGIEKE; encoded by the coding sequence ATGAAGCTAATAAATAATAAGCAAGAAAAAAATTTAATTGGTAAAAGATTAAAAATAGCGCGTTTAAAAAATAATTTAACTCAACAACAGGTTTCTATAAAATTGCAAACTATGGACGTTTATATCGATAGAGCTAGTATATCAAAAATAGAGCAATGTAAAAGAATAGTTACTGATTACGAATTAGTAGCTTTTTCTAAACTTTTAGGTGTTAGTGTAAACTGGCTATTAGGTATTGAAAAAGAATAA
- a CDS encoding sigma factor G inhibitor Gin, with protein sequence MDLKICKMCNKLDYNGIDLLGVHICKECEDDIINIDVKDIKYEYYKTMIKHIWIEYLAGVS encoded by the coding sequence ATGGACCTAAAAATATGTAAAATGTGTAATAAGCTAGATTATAATGGGATAGATTTATTAGGAGTACATATATGTAAGGAATGTGAAGATGATATTATTAACATAGATGTTAAAGATATAAAATATGAATATTACAAAACGATGATTAAACATATTTGGATAGAATATTTAGCAGGTGTAAGTTAG
- a CDS encoding aminotransferase class I/II-fold pyridoxal phosphate-dependent enzyme: MRVPIIEGLDHYINKNKTRFHMPGHKGKEALIDWTNLIPQIDVTEIEGTDNLHSPSSIILESLKLASKTFKTKRTYYSVNGTTGGIYAAIMSSTKPGDKILIQRNCHKSVYNAIILGKLNPIYIYPNYNNEYNIVTDINPDDIEKALLEHSDIKAIVITNPSYYGVCSDVESIAKIVHKYNKILIVDEAHGSHLIFSDKLPKSAIESGADIVLQSTHKTLPAFTQSSMIHVCSSRVDLERLETMLTIHMTTSPSYILMSSLDFARAYMEQKGKQKLNTLIENIEKVTLFMNNIEGVKIFNGRDKKVCFDFDITKILINLTGININGSTLERILSRDYDIQVEMSDIYYVLALTTVFDEYEDLEKLALAIEDIARKEVYRIDKVDKLDFKYIKPKTKISIYDAFYNEVEYVEITKSIDKISANFIIPYPPGIPILCPGEEITDEIVKYINYLKKIKIPILGLGRNMNEIKIIK, from the coding sequence ATGAGAGTGCCTATTATAGAAGGATTAGATCATTACATTAATAAAAATAAAACGAGATTTCATATGCCAGGGCATAAAGGTAAAGAAGCTTTGATAGATTGGACAAATTTAATTCCTCAAATAGACGTTACTGAGATTGAAGGAACAGATAATTTACACTCTCCTAGTTCAATAATACTAGAGAGCCTTAAGTTAGCTTCTAAAACATTTAAGACAAAAAGAACTTATTATTCAGTTAATGGTACTACTGGAGGTATTTATGCAGCAATAATGTCATCTACCAAGCCAGGCGATAAAATTTTAATTCAGAGGAACTGTCACAAATCTGTATATAATGCTATAATATTAGGAAAATTAAATCCGATATATATATATCCTAACTATAATAATGAGTACAATATAGTTACTGATATAAACCCTGATGATATAGAAAAAGCACTTTTAGAACATAGTGATATTAAAGCTATTGTTATAACAAATCCTTCATATTATGGTGTATGTAGTGACGTAGAGAGCATAGCTAAAATAGTACATAAATATAATAAGATTTTGATAGTAGATGAAGCACATGGCAGTCATCTTATATTTAGCGATAAACTTCCCAAATCTGCAATTGAATCTGGTGCAGATATAGTTTTGCAGAGTACACATAAGACTCTGCCTGCATTTACACAATCATCTATGATTCATGTATGCAGCAGTAGAGTTGATTTAGAAAGATTGGAAACAATGCTCACAATTCATATGACTACAAGCCCTTCTTATATTTTGATGTCTTCACTTGATTTTGCTAGAGCTTATATGGAGCAAAAAGGTAAGCAAAAACTGAATACTTTAATAGAAAATATAGAGAAAGTTACATTATTTATGAATAACATTGAGGGAGTTAAAATTTTTAACGGTAGAGATAAAAAAGTATGTTTTGATTTTGATATAACTAAAATATTGATTAACCTTACGGGTATAAATATAAATGGAAGCACTTTAGAGAGAATTCTAAGCAGAGATTATGATATACAGGTAGAGATGTCAGATATTTATTATGTATTAGCATTGACTACAGTTTTTGATGAATATGAAGATTTAGAAAAATTAGCATTAGCAATTGAGGATATAGCAAGAAAAGAAGTTTATAGAATAGATAAAGTGGACAAATTAGACTTTAAGTATATTAAACCAAAGACGAAAATTTCTATTTATGATGCTTTTTATAATGAAGTAGAGTATGTTGAAATCACTAAAAGTATTGATAAGATATCAGCTAACTTTATTATACCTTATCCACCAGGGATACCGATATTATGTCCGGGAGAAGAAATTACAGATGAGATAGTGAAATATATTAATTATTTAAAGAAGATAAAAATACCTATATTAGGTCTTGGAAGAAACATGAATGAAATTAAGATTATAAAGTAA
- the tmk gene encoding dTMP kinase, which produces MKGIFITVEGPDGSGKSTQIRLLEEYLKDKGYNVVVTREPGGTRISEDIRNIILDTSNTDMSPYTEALLYAASRAQHVYETILPALKEGKIVICDRFVDSSLVYQGFARGLGIKKIKEINDFATEGLKPDVTLFFDIDIDTALKRIGNRTTKDRLDKEKIEFHRKVYEGYMKIKEMYSYRIEVINAAYDIENTFKQVKSVIDRLLELNEKEVLK; this is translated from the coding sequence ATGAAGGGAATATTTATTACAGTAGAAGGTCCAGATGGGTCAGGTAAGAGTACACAAATAAGGCTACTAGAGGAATATTTAAAAGATAAAGGTTACAATGTAGTAGTAACTAGGGAGCCTGGAGGGACCAGAATTAGTGAGGATATAAGAAATATTATTTTAGATACATCTAATACAGATATGTCACCATATACAGAAGCTTTACTATATGCGGCATCTAGAGCACAACATGTATATGAAACTATTCTACCAGCTTTAAAAGAGGGGAAAATAGTTATATGTGATAGATTTGTAGATTCTAGTTTGGTGTATCAAGGTTTTGCTAGAGGATTAGGGATTAAAAAAATTAAAGAAATAAATGATTTTGCAACAGAAGGACTTAAGCCTGATGTTACTTTATTTTTTGATATAGATATAGATACTGCTTTAAAGAGAATAGGTAATAGAACTACAAAAGATAGACTTGATAAGGAAAAAATAGAATTTCATAGAAAAGTATATGAAGGATATATGAAAATCAAAGAAATGTATTCGTATCGTATAGAAGTAATTAATGCAGCTTATGATATTGAAAACACATTTAAACAGGTAAAAAGTGTAATCGATAGATTGTTAGAATTAAATGAAAAGGAGGTGCTAAAATGA
- a CDS encoding cyclic-di-AMP receptor, translating into MKLIIAIVQDEDAPNLIDVLMKNNYGVTKLASTGGFLKSGNTTLLIGVEKEKVDEVIKIIEELCQSRKQVTTSPSLTTLSPGVYVPYPVEVQVGGATIFVVDVDCFEKV; encoded by the coding sequence ATGAAACTTATTATAGCAATAGTTCAGGATGAAGATGCTCCTAATTTAATAGATGTTCTTATGAAAAATAACTATGGTGTTACTAAACTAGCATCTACGGGTGGCTTTTTAAAATCTGGTAATACTACATTGTTGATAGGAGTTGAAAAAGAAAAGGTTGATGAAGTTATTAAAATCATAGAGGAGCTTTGTCAGTCAAGGAAGCAAGTTACAACATCTCCTTCACTTACAACTCTGTCTCCAGGAGTTTACGTACCATATCCTGTTGAGGTTCAAGTGGGCGGTGCAACAATATTTGTAGTTGATGTAGACTGTTTTGAAAAGGTATAG
- a CDS encoding YaaR family protein yields MKISDISSKNSKTFNKINEVNNKTDVNKIKFSQSLRMMEGLNKRERLDLLLKQIDKQAEKLSKKIDIGELIAYKKLVSQFMKEALESMVKFSKNGFLDRRGRHRIYAIIKKVDKELEKLTEDVLKKEKNNLNILKRLDDIRGLILDIYL; encoded by the coding sequence ATGAAAATAAGTGATATATCCAGTAAAAACAGCAAAACGTTTAACAAAATTAATGAAGTTAACAATAAAACTGATGTTAATAAAATAAAATTTAGCCAATCTCTAAGGATGATGGAGGGGCTAAATAAAAGAGAAAGATTAGATTTGCTTTTAAAGCAGATAGACAAGCAGGCAGAGAAATTATCTAAAAAGATAGATATAGGCGAGCTGATAGCTTATAAAAAATTAGTTTCACAATTTATGAAAGAAGCTTTAGAATCTATGGTTAAATTTAGTAAAAATGGTTTTCTTGATAGAAGAGGAAGGCATAGGATTTATGCTATAATAAAGAAAGTAGACAAAGAACTTGAAAAGTTAACAGAAGATGTATTGAAAAAGGAAAAAAACAATTTAAATATACTAAAAAGACTTGATGATATTAGAGGACTTATATTGGATATTTATTTGTAA